The DNA window CGGCACGTGGACGGCCATCTGGTCACCGTCGAAGTCGGCGTTGAATGCCGTACACACCAGCGGATGCAGCTGGATGGCCTTGCCTTCGATCAACACCGGCTCGAACGCCTGGATGCCTAAACGGTGCAGGGTCGGCGCACGGTTCAACAGGACCGGATGCTCGCGAATGACTTCTTCGAGGATGTCCCACACCTCGGCCTCTTCGCGCTCGACCAGCTTCTTGGCAGCCTTGATAGTGGTTGCTAGGCCGCGACGCTGCAGCTTGGCGAATACAAATGGCTTGAACAGCTCAAGCGCCATCTTCTTCGGCAGGCCGCACTGATGCAACTTGAGGTACGGACCGACGGTAATGACCGAACGACCAGAGTAATCCACGCGCTTGCCGAGCAGGTTCTGACGGAACCGCCCCTGCTTGCCCTTGATCATGTCGGCAAGCGACTTCAGCGGACGCTTGTTGGTGCCGGTGATGGCACGACCACGACGGCCGTTGTCCAGCAGCGCATCCACCGATTCCTGCAGCATGCGCTTTTCGTTGCGCACGATGATGTCCGGCGCATTGAGTTCAAGCAGACGACGCAGCCGGTTGTTGCGGTTGATCACGCGGCGGTACAGATCGTTCAGATCCGAGGTCGCAAAGCGGCCGCCATCCAACGGCACCAGCGGACGCAGATCCGGCGGCAGCACCGGCAACACGGTCATGACCATCCACTCAGGGCGGTTGCCCGATTCGAGGAAGGCTTCGATCAGCTTGATGCGCTTGGTGAGGCGCTTGAGTTTGGTTTCCGAACCGGTGCTGGCGATTTCTTCGCGCAAACGGGTCACTTCCGACTGCAGATCGATGGATCGCAGCAGATCATAGACAGCCTCGGCGCCCATCGCGGCGTCGAAGTCGTCGTTGTATTCCTGACGTGCGGTCAGGTACTGCTCTTCGGTCAGCAGCTGGCGGCGCTCTAGCGGGGTCAGGCCAGGCTCGGTGACCACGTAGGCTTCGAAGTACAGCACGCGCTCGATGTCGCGCAGGGTCATGTCCAGCATCAAACCGATGCGCGAAGGAAGCGACTTGAGGAACCAGATATGCGCGACCGGCGAAGCCAGGTCGATATGACCCATGCGCTCGCGACGCACCTTGGCCAAGGTAACTTCGGTGCCGCACTTTTCGCAGACCACACCGCGGTGCTTCATGCGCTTGTACTTGCCGCACAGGCATTCGTAGTCCTTGATCGGCCCAAAGATGGCGGCGCAGAACAGGCCGTCACGCTCGGGCTTGAAGGTACGGTAGTTGATGGTTTCGGGCTTCTTCACTTCACCGTAGGACCACGAACGGATCAGGTCGGGCGAGGCCAGCGCGATCTTGATCGCGTCGAAATCCAGCGTCTGCCGCTGCTGGTTGAAGAGGTTGAGCAGGTCTTTCATTTGATATCTCCGGGTCGGAGGAATTTCGTATCTGAGATGGGACGGAGAAAAGTCGTGTTTGGGATCGGGCACCAGGGACCGGGGAGCCGGGAAGTCAAAAGCGCATGGCTTTCGACTTCCCGGTCCCGGGTCACCGTTGCCCAGTCACGATGTCTCACTCTTCCAGTTCCATGTTGATCGCCAGCGAGCGGATTTCCTTCACCAACACGTTGAAGGATTCCGGCATGCCAGCGACCATCTCGTGCTCACCATCGACGATGTTCTTGTACATCTGGTTGCGGCCCTGCACGTCGTCGGACTTTACTGTCAGCATTTCCTGCAGGGTGTAGGCCGCGCCGTAGGCTTCCAGCGCCCAGACTTCCATCTCACCAAAGCGCTGCCCACCGAACTGGGCCTTGCCGCCCAGCGGCTGCTGAGTGACTAGCGAGTACGGGCCAGTCGAGCGGGCATGCATCTTGTCGTCGACCAAGTGGTTCAACTTCAGATAGTGCATGTAGCCGACCGTGGTCTTGCGATCGAACGCTTCGCCGGTGCGACCGTCATACAACTGGGTCTGCCCGCTCTGCGGCAAGTCGGCCAGTTCCAGCATGCGCTTGATTTCCGCTTCGCTGGCGCCGTCGAACACCGGGGTAGCCATCGGCACGCCATCGATAAGATTCTTGCCCAGGTTGAGCAGTTCCTCATCGCTGAACTGCGACAGATCCACACGCTGTGCATTGATCGCGCTGTCGTGGTTGTAAATGTCGTCCAGAAACTTGCGCAGTTCGCTGACCGCGGCCTGGGCTTCCAGCATGTGCTGGATCTTGCGACCCAGGCCTTTGGCGGCCCAGCCCAGATGAACTTCCAGAATCTGTCCGATGTTCATACGCGACGGCACGCCAAGTGGGTTGAGCACGATGTCGACCGGCTCGCCGGTGGCCATGTAAGGCATGTCCTCGACCGGCACGACATTGGAGACCACACCCTTGTTGCCGTGGCGGCCTGCCATCTTGTCGCCCGGCTGGATGCGGCGCTTCACTGCCAGGAACACCTTGACCATCTTCAGCACGCCCGGTGCGAGGTCGTCACCCTGGGTAATCTTGCCGCGCTTGTCGGCAAAGCGTACTTCGAATTCCTTCTCGTGCGCCTGGATCTGCTTCTGCGCGCGCTCGATGGCATCGGCAGCGTCTTCGTCCTTCATGCGCAGCTGGAACCAATCGGACTTCTTCAGGCCGTCCAGATACGCGTCGGTGACGTTGTCGCCCTTCTTCAGGTTCGGACCGCCATTGGCGACCTTGCCCACGATCTGCGAGCGCAGACGTGCGTAGATGGCTGCTTCAAGGATGCGGAACTGGTCGTCGAAGTCCTTCTTGACGCGCTTGATTTCGGATTCTTCAATCTGACGCGCACGCTTGTCCTTCTCGATGCCGTCTCGGGTGAAGACCTGCACGTCGATGACGGTGCCGTCCATGCCTGGGGGAACACGCAGCGAGCTGTCCTTCACGTCTGACGCCTTCTCACCGAAGATCGCACGCAGCAGCTTTTCTTCCGGCGTCAGCTGGCTTTCGCCCTTCGGCGTGACCTTGCCGACCATGATGTCGCCGGCGCGCACTTCCGCACCGATGTACACCACGCCACTTTCGTCCAGACGGTTCAAGGCCTGCTCGGACACATTCGGGATGTCGGCGGAAATTTCCTCCGGCCCCAGCTTAGTGTCGCGTGCAACACAGGTCAGTTCTTCGATGTGGATCGTGGTGTAACGATCTTCTTCCACCACGCGCTCGGAAAGCAGGATAGAGTCTTCGAAGTTGTAGCCATTCCAGGGCATAAACGCGATCAGCATGTTCTGACCCAACGCCAGCTCACCGATGTCGGTGGACGGGCCGTCGGCCAGCACGTCGCCGCGCGCGATCACGTCACCCACGTTTACCAGCGGACGCTGGTTGATGCAGGTATTCTGGTTGGAACGGGTGTACTTGATCAGGTTGTAGATATCCACGCCGGCATCGGTACCGCCGCCGATTTCTGCCTCGTTGACCTTAACGACGATGCGGGCCGCGTCGATCTGCTCGATCACGCCACCACGTAGGGCATTCACGGTCACGCCCGAGTCGCGCGCAACTGCACGTTCGATACCCGTACCCACCAACGGCTTCTGCGAACGCAGTGTCGGCACGGCCTGGCGCTGCATGTTGGCGCCCATCAGTGCGCGGTTCGCGTCATCGTGCTCAAGAAACGGCACCAGCGCGGCTGCTACCGACACGGTCTGCATCGGCGAGACGTCCATGAAGTGCACTTCGGCCGGCGGCTTCAGCAACGACTCGCCCTGGAACCGGCACGGCACGAACTGCTCGGTGAGCATGTTCTTGACGTCGGTCAGCGCGTTCGCCTGGGCGATCACGTACTCGTTTTCTTCGATCGCCGACAGGTATTCGACGTCGTCGGAGACTTTGCCGTCCAGTACCTTACGATAAGGCGTTTCAAGGAAGCCGTACTGGTTAGTGCGGGCGAACACGGCCAGCGAGTTGATCAGGCCGATGTTCGGGCCTTCCGGGGTTTCGATGGTGCAGACGCGGCCGTAATGGGTCGGATGCACATCACGCACTTCGAAGCCGGCGCGCTCGCGGGTCAGGCCGCCCGGGCCCAGTGCGGAGACGCGACGCTTGTGCGTCACTTCCGACAGCGGGTTGTTCTGGTCCATGAACTGCGACAGCTGCGAAGAGCCGAAGAATTCCTTGATCGCGGCAGCGACCGGCTTGGCGTTGATCAGTTCCTGCGGCGTCAGACCTTCCGACTCCGCCATCGACAGGCGCTCTTTGACCGCGCGCTCGACGCGAACCAAGCCCACGCGAAACACGTTTTCGGCCATTTCGCCGACCGAACGCACGCGACGGTTGCCGAGGTGATCGATGTCATCGACCACACCGCGACCATTGCGGATTTCCGTGAGCACCTTGATCACTTCCAGAATGTCTGAGGTGTCGGTGTGCTCGGCGACCAGACGTTTGGACTCTTCGTCGTTACGCTCGGCAAAGTACTTCTTGTCGTAGAGCACCGACTCGCCGAGCACTGCCTTGCGGCCGACGCGACGGTTGAACTTCATCCGGCCAACCGTTGACAGGTCGTAGCGCTCGAAGGTGAAGAACAGGTTGTGGAACAGGTTCTGTGCGGCTTCCTTGGTCGGCGGCTCGCCCGGACGCATCATGCGGTAGATCTCGACCAGCGCTTCTAGCTGCGTCTTAGTCGGATCGATACGCAGGGTATTGGAAAGGTACGGACCACGATCCAGATCGTTCACCCACAAGGTGCCGACCGCATCGACGCCGGCTTTGCGGAACGCAGCCAGTTGGTCTTCGCTGATCTCGTCATTGGCATTGGCCAGCAGTTCGCCGGTCGAACCATCGACCACGTCGTGTGACAGGATGCGGCCGACCAGATAATCGTCCGGCACCGCCAGCGCGGCGACACCGGCGGCTTCGAGCTGCTTGACGTGACGCGCAGTGATGCGCTTTCCGGCTTCCACGATGACCTTGTCGCCATCGGCCAGGTCGAAATTAAGCGTTTCACCACGCAGACGCTCCGGCACCAGCTCCAACTGCACGCCTTCGTCCGGGTTGATGTGGAAGGTGTTGATCTCGAAGAACTCTGCCAACATCTCTTCGTTGCTGTACCCAAGCGCGCGCAACAGGATCGACACCGGCAGCTTGCGACGACGGTCGATACGGGTGAACAACGCATCCTTCGGATCGAACTCAAAGTCCAACCAGGAACCGCGGTACGGAATGATCCGGGCGCTATACAGCAGCTTGCCCGAGCTGTGGGTCTTGCCACGGTCGTGGTCGAAGAACACACCCGGCGAACGGTGCAGCTGCGAGACGATCACGCGCTCGGTGCCGTTGACGATGAAGGTGCCATTACCGGTCATCAGCGGAATTTCGCCGAGATAGACCTCCTGTTCCTTCACGTACTTGATTGCCTTGGTCGACGACTCGCGATCGTAGATCACCAACCGCACGGTCACGCGCAGCGGCGCGCCATAGCTCATGCCACGCTGACGGCATTCACGCTCGTCAAACACAGGCTGACCCAACTTGTAACCAACGTACTCCAGCGCAGCATTGCCGCTGTAGCTGGAAATCGGGAACACCGACTTCAGAGCAGCATGCAGACCGAGGTCCTTGCGCTTGGTCGGCTCCACGTCTTCCTGCAGAAACTCACGGTAGGAATCCACCTGGATGGCAAGCAGGAATGGCACTTCGAGAATCGAGCGCTGCTTACCGAAGTCCTTGCGGATACGCTTTTTTTCGGTGAACGAATAAGACGTCATGAAGTCTTCACCCTAGGCTGCGGGGGCCACATCGCGGCGGCCCTGAAATAACAAAATTGTCAGTTGGAAGTCGCTGGTATTGCCGGCACCAGCACGCCTTCTCCCGCTACTTCCAACTACCAACTCGGTGAGGCCGGGAATCGGGGAAGCACGCAAGCTTGCATTTGCGATTCTCCAATCCCGATTCTCGTCGGAAACGGCGAAGGCCGGGAGCTCTACGCCCCCAGCCTTCAGTGCATCACCATGAAACGCTGGCGATACAATGTGTTACTTACTTGACTTCGACAGTCGCGCCGGCTTCGGTCAGTTCCTTCTTGATCTTCTCGGCTTCGTCCTTCGAAGCGCCTTCTTTCAGGATGCCACCGGCTTCGGTCAAATCCTTGGCTTCCTTCAGGCCCAGGCCGGTCACGGCACGGACCGCCTTAATGACGCCGACCTTGTTGAGGCCACAGTTAACCAGCACGACGTTGAATTCGGTCTGCTCTTCAACCACGGCGGCCGGGCCAGCTGCTGCTGCTGCGACCGGAGCAGCGGCGGAGACACCGAACTTTTCTTCGATGGCCTTGACCAGCTCCATCACTTCCATCAAGGACTTTTCGGCGATGGCGTCGACGATCTGTTCGTTGGTAAGGGACATTTGATTACCTTTAAATGATTTTCTGGAATGGGGTTCTAGCGAACGCTAGGACATCAAGCTTGGGCAGTCTCGGCGACCGGCGCGGCGACTTCATCGCCACCACCCTGCTTGTCGCCAACAGCCTTGACGGCACGGGCGAACATTGCAGCCGGTTCGGACAGCACGCGTGCAAGCATGGCCAGGGCCTGGTCACGGGTCGGCAGCGATGCCAACACGTCGACGTGACCAGCCGGGAACAGTTCCCCGCCGATGGACACGACCTTGGCCTGCAGCTTGTCGTTGCTCTTGGCAAATTCCTTGATCAGGCGACCGGCTGCGCCGGGCTCCTCCATCGAAAACGCATACAGCAAAGGACCGACCAGCTTGTCAGCAGCGACAGCGAAATCAGTACCTTCAACGGCACGCGCAGCGAGGGTGTTCTTGACAACTTTCAAGAACACGCCAGTTTCGCGGGCCTGCTTGCGCATCGCGGTCATCTGGGAGACCGTGGTGCCAGCATATTCGGCGGCGATCAGGGAGTGAGCCTTGGCGGCGATGTCTGCCAGCTCGGCGACTACTTCTTGCTTCTGGGACAGATTGAGAGCCATTGCACTCCTCCGTTAAAGCCGTGAGTCAGGATCTGCAATTCGGGATTCGTCAAAAACCATGCCGCCGCTCTTGCCAATCCCCAATTCCGAATCTCCAATCTCCGGCTTCAAACTACTCCGCTCACGGCTCCTGCCGGTTGCGGTCCTAGGCAGCATCCATCCTGGGTGCTGGGAACATCGACCGATGTTCCATTGGTGGCCGTTCTAGACCTGGAGTGGGCTCGATCCGGGATGCCCCAGACGCGCGTAAACCAGAAAACTCCAGAAGGGCGACACCATCTACGCCGGCCGGTTCGAGACGAACCAATTAAGCAATCCCGCTGCATCGACGGCGACTCCATGCCAATGCGAGCATCCCTGCCCGTCGTCGATCTGCGCTGACCGCGCCTGCGGTCTTTGACGGCTACCGCCGGACACGCCGACGATCGCCTTCAAAATGCCCGTTACCCAAAAGCAGGGAACGGACTCCAGCACACGGTGAACCGGGCCGGAAAAAATGCAGTACCACATCATGTCGCGTCGAACCTTGCGGTCCGACGCGACAGATCACTTAAGCGACAGGCTCGACTGGTCTACCGTCACGCCCGGACCCATGGTCGAGCTGACTGAGACCTTCTGCAGGTAGGTGCCCTTGGAAGTGGCCGGCTTGGCCTTCAGCAAATCCAGCAGAAGCGCCTGCAAGTTCGACTTCAGCGATTCATCATCGAAGCTGGCCTTACCGATGGTGCAGTGGATGATGCCGGCCTTGTCGGTGCGGTAACGCACCTGACCCGACTTTGCGTTTTTGACCGCCTCACCCGGATTCGCCGACACGGTGCCGACCTTGGGGTTCGGCATCAGGCCGCGCGGACCCAGCAAGGTGCCGAGCTTACCAACGACGCGCATGGCGTCAGGGGTGGCGATGACTACATCGTAACTCAGGTCGCCTGCCTGCATCTTCTCGGCCAGATCGTCCATGCCCACAGCCTCGGCGCCTGCAGCCAAGGCTTCATCAGCCTTGGCGCCCGCCGGTGCGAATACTGCAACGCGCACGCTCTTGCCTGTACCGGCCGGCAGCACAGTCGAGCCGCGCACCTGCTGGTCGGACTTCTTGGCGTCCACGCCCAAGCGCACAGCAACGTCGATCGACTCGACAAACTTGACCTTGGTGACATTCTTTAGGATCTTGATTGCGTCTTCGAAGGCATAGGTCTTGCCCGGAACGACAGCCGCCGCAATGGCCTTAACGCGCTTGCTCTGTGCCATGTCTTAGCCCTCCACCGTCAAACCCATGCTGCGGGCAGTACCCGCAATCGTACGCACAGCCGCTTCCATCTCGGCAGCGGTCAGATCAGCCTCCTTCACCTTGACGATTTCCTCCAGCTGCTTGCGCGTCACTTTGCCTACCTTGTCAGTGTTGGGGCGCTTGGAGCCGGAAGCGATGCCTGCTGCCTTCTTGAGCAACACGCTGGCCGGGGTGCTCTTGATAATGAAGGTGAAGGTACGGTCGGAATAGGCGGTGATGATCACCGGCGTCGGCAGACCCGGCTCCAGCTTCTGCGTGGCGGCATTGAACGCCTTGCAGAACTCCATGATGTTCAGACCGCGCTGACCCAACGCAGGGCCGACCGGCGGCGCAGGATTGGCTTGGCCGGCCTTGACCTGTAAATTGATGTAGCCAACTACTTTCTTAGCCATTTCGATACTCTCCGGGTGCTAACGCCTTAACTGCAGGCTCCCCATCGGACCGGGAAATCACGTGTCCCGGCTTCACGTTTTTGACCACAAGCATATGGCCACCATGCGGCAGCCATTGTTTGCCGACGATTCACCAAATCAATCAGCCGTACACTGTAACAGTATTTGGTACGAGCGCCTAGGCGGCACCCGACCTAGGTCAGCCCTTCTCGACCTGACCGAATTCGAGCTCCACCGGCGTGGAACGGCCGAAGATGAGCACGGCAACCCGCAGCCGGCTCTTCTCGTAATTGACTTCTTCCACGACGCCATTGAAGTCGTTGAACGGACCATCCGTGACACGCACCATCTGACCTGGCTCGAACAACACCTTTGGACGCGGCTTCTCAACGCCGTCCTGCACACGCTGAAGAATCGCATCAGCCTCTTCATCACGAATCGGCAAAGGGCGATCAGCCGTGCCGCCAATAAAGCCCATCACCTTGGAAGTTTCCTTCACCAAGTGCCAGCTTTCATTGTCGATGCGCGGGATACCGGCATCTTCGTGCGTCTCGATCTCCACCAGCACATAGCCGGGGAAAAACTTGCGCTCAGACCGGCGCTTCTGGCCGGCACGCATTTCGATGACCTCTTCGGTCGGCACCAGGACATCGCCGAAACGGTCTTGCATTTCGGTTCGCACGATGCGGTCGCGCAATGACTGCGCAACGGATTTTTCGAAGCCTGAATAGGCGTGAACGACATACCAACGCTTCACTGCTTGATTCTCCTCACCGAGCCAGGAACCACTGCGTGAGCTTCTGGATGACAAAGTCGAAGCCGCCCAACAGCAAACTCAGAATGATCACAACAACAATCACGACCCAGGTGGTGCGGATGGCTTCCTGGCGCGTTGGCCAGACCACCTTGCGCAGCTCGAACCTGGATTCCGATATGAATTCGCGGGTTTCCAGGCCTTTGCCTGCCCCAAAAAATACAAACACACCCGCCACCAGCCCCATGATCACAGCCAACGCACGCAATTGCGGCGTCCAGACCCCGAGCTGGGTGGCGCGCTCAGGTGCAGAAAACCAGAACCAGACAAACAACCCCGCAACCACAAGGAGCGCGGAGATGACGTATTTCACGATATCAGCGCTGGCAGCAGACGCGCTTTTGGAAGGTTCGATTTTGCTATTCATCCGGCTCTAGTTACTGATCTGACCCGAATCGCTGGGCCGGAAAGAGGAGTGGCACGCCAGGAGGGACTCGAACCCCCAACCTGCGGTTTTGGAGACCGCTGCTCTGCCAATTGAGCTACTGGCGTATGTACTCGTTTACCGCAAACCCTGTTACAACGAAGGCGGACCGAGGTTCAGCCGGCCCGCCTTCGTTTGAATCCATCCGCCGGAAGGCGACTGGAAACAGTTCCTTTACTTAAGGATCTTTGCAACCACGCCGGCGCCGACGGTACGACCACCTTCACGAATCGCGAAACGCAGACCTTCGTCCATCGCAACCGGGTTGATCAGGGTCACGACCATCTTCACGTTGTCGCCCGGCATCACCAT is part of the Xanthomonas fragariae genome and encodes:
- the rpoB gene encoding DNA-directed RNA polymerase subunit beta encodes the protein MTSYSFTEKKRIRKDFGKQRSILEVPFLLAIQVDSYREFLQEDVEPTKRKDLGLHAALKSVFPISSYSGNAALEYVGYKLGQPVFDERECRQRGMSYGAPLRVTVRLVIYDRESSTKAIKYVKEQEVYLGEIPLMTGNGTFIVNGTERVIVSQLHRSPGVFFDHDRGKTHSSGKLLYSARIIPYRGSWLDFEFDPKDALFTRIDRRRKLPVSILLRALGYSNEEMLAEFFEINTFHINPDEGVQLELVPERLRGETLNFDLADGDKVIVEAGKRITARHVKQLEAAGVAALAVPDDYLVGRILSHDVVDGSTGELLANANDEISEDQLAAFRKAGVDAVGTLWVNDLDRGPYLSNTLRIDPTKTQLEALVEIYRMMRPGEPPTKEAAQNLFHNLFFTFERYDLSTVGRMKFNRRVGRKAVLGESVLYDKKYFAERNDEESKRLVAEHTDTSDILEVIKVLTEIRNGRGVVDDIDHLGNRRVRSVGEMAENVFRVGLVRVERAVKERLSMAESEGLTPQELINAKPVAAAIKEFFGSSQLSQFMDQNNPLSEVTHKRRVSALGPGGLTRERAGFEVRDVHPTHYGRVCTIETPEGPNIGLINSLAVFARTNQYGFLETPYRKVLDGKVSDDVEYLSAIEENEYVIAQANALTDVKNMLTEQFVPCRFQGESLLKPPAEVHFMDVSPMQTVSVAAALVPFLEHDDANRALMGANMQRQAVPTLRSQKPLVGTGIERAVARDSGVTVNALRGGVIEQIDAARIVVKVNEAEIGGGTDAGVDIYNLIKYTRSNQNTCINQRPLVNVGDVIARGDVLADGPSTDIGELALGQNMLIAFMPWNGYNFEDSILLSERVVEEDRYTTIHIEELTCVARDTKLGPEEISADIPNVSEQALNRLDESGVVYIGAEVRAGDIMVGKVTPKGESQLTPEEKLLRAIFGEKASDVKDSSLRVPPGMDGTVIDVQVFTRDGIEKDKRARQIEESEIKRVKKDFDDQFRILEAAIYARLRSQIVGKVANGGPNLKKGDNVTDAYLDGLKKSDWFQLRMKDEDAADAIERAQKQIQAHEKEFEVRFADKRGKITQGDDLAPGVLKMVKVFLAVKRRIQPGDKMAGRHGNKGVVSNVVPVEDMPYMATGEPVDIVLNPLGVPSRMNIGQILEVHLGWAAKGLGRKIQHMLEAQAAVSELRKFLDDIYNHDSAINAQRVDLSQFSDEELLNLGKNLIDGVPMATPVFDGASEAEIKRMLELADLPQSGQTQLYDGRTGEAFDRKTTVGYMHYLKLNHLVDDKMHARSTGPYSLVTQQPLGGKAQFGGQRFGEMEVWALEAYGAAYTLQEMLTVKSDDVQGRNQMYKNIVDGEHEMVAGMPESFNVLVKEIRSLAINMELEE
- the rplL gene encoding 50S ribosomal protein L7/L12, which encodes MSLTNEQIVDAIAEKSLMEVMELVKAIEEKFGVSAAAPVAAAAAGPAAVVEEQTEFNVVLVNCGLNKVGVIKAVRAVTGLGLKEAKDLTEAGGILKEGASKDEAEKIKKELTEAGATVEVK
- the rplJ gene encoding 50S ribosomal protein L10, which encodes MALNLSQKQEVVAELADIAAKAHSLIAAEYAGTTVSQMTAMRKQARETGVFLKVVKNTLAARAVEGTDFAVAADKLVGPLLYAFSMEEPGAAGRLIKEFAKSNDKLQAKVVSIGGELFPAGHVDVLASLPTRDQALAMLARVLSEPAAMFARAVKAVGDKQGGGDEVAAPVAETAQA
- the rplA gene encoding 50S ribosomal protein L1; amino-acid sequence: MAQSKRVKAIAAAVVPGKTYAFEDAIKILKNVTKVKFVESIDVAVRLGVDAKKSDQQVRGSTVLPAGTGKSVRVAVFAPAGAKADEALAAGAEAVGMDDLAEKMQAGDLSYDVVIATPDAMRVVGKLGTLLGPRGLMPNPKVGTVSANPGEAVKNAKSGQVRYRTDKAGIIHCTIGKASFDDESLKSNLQALLLDLLKAKPATSKGTYLQKVSVSSTMGPGVTVDQSSLSLK
- the rplK gene encoding 50S ribosomal protein L11, which codes for MAKKVVGYINLQVKAGQANPAPPVGPALGQRGLNIMEFCKAFNAATQKLEPGLPTPVIITAYSDRTFTFIIKSTPASVLLKKAAGIASGSKRPNTDKVGKVTRKQLEEIVKVKEADLTAAEMEAAVRTIAGTARSMGLTVEG
- the nusG gene encoding transcription termination/antitermination protein NusG, with amino-acid sequence MKRWYVVHAYSGFEKSVAQSLRDRIVRTEMQDRFGDVLVPTEEVIEMRAGQKRRSERKFFPGYVLVEIETHEDAGIPRIDNESWHLVKETSKVMGFIGGTADRPLPIRDEEADAILQRVQDGVEKPRPKVLFEPGQMVRVTDGPFNDFNGVVEEVNYEKSRLRVAVLIFGRSTPVELEFGQVEKG
- the secE gene encoding preprotein translocase subunit SecE encodes the protein MNSKIEPSKSASAASADIVKYVISALLVVAGLFVWFWFSAPERATQLGVWTPQLRALAVIMGLVAGVFVFFGAGKGLETREFISESRFELRKVVWPTRQEAIRTTWVVIVVVIILSLLLGGFDFVIQKLTQWFLAR